The Myxococcota bacterium genome has a segment encoding these proteins:
- a CDS encoding TetR/AcrR family transcriptional regulator, whose protein sequence is MTPPPPARPRSRSETPARRIRGAEPADPAKPSAGARPAKRAAGARPGTRSARGPGRPAAGSDAPDLRAALLDAARAEFGARSFAAVTLRGVAQRAGTTAAMVHYYFGDKHGLFGALLESALQSVLARASAALATRVSQGAGPASVDVLLDVVHDALGAAPWIPQMIVREVFGDDAPFRERFVEGYARPMSQLVRRALRAEVAVGRLRDDLDVDLALVSLLGLVAFPFIAKPVLERVLGFAYDGAFRARLAAHTKRLFLEGAKA, encoded by the coding sequence GAGCCCGCAGACCCCGCGAAGCCCTCCGCTGGCGCGCGCCCCGCGAAGCGCGCCGCCGGCGCGCGCCCCGGGACGCGCTCGGCGCGCGGGCCCGGTCGGCCGGCGGCGGGGAGCGACGCGCCCGACCTGCGCGCCGCGCTGCTCGACGCGGCGCGCGCCGAGTTCGGTGCGCGCAGCTTCGCGGCCGTCACGCTGCGCGGCGTCGCGCAGCGCGCGGGCACGACGGCCGCGATGGTCCACTACTACTTCGGCGACAAGCACGGCCTGTTCGGCGCGCTGCTCGAGTCGGCGCTGCAGAGCGTGCTCGCGCGCGCGAGCGCCGCGCTCGCGACGCGCGTGTCGCAGGGCGCGGGGCCGGCCTCCGTCGACGTGCTCCTCGACGTCGTCCACGACGCGCTCGGCGCGGCGCCCTGGATTCCGCAGATGATCGTGCGCGAGGTGTTCGGCGACGACGCGCCCTTCCGCGAGCGCTTCGTCGAGGGCTATGCGCGCCCGATGTCGCAGCTCGTGCGGCGTGCGCTCCGCGCGGAGGTCGCGGTCGGGCGGCTGCGCGACGACCTCGACGTCGACCTCGCGCTCGTCTCGCTGCTCGGGCTCGTCGCGTTCCCGTTCATCGCCAAGCCCGTGCTCGAGCGCGTGCTCGGCTTCGCCTACGACGGCGCGTTCCGCGCGCGCCTCGCCGCGCACACGAAACGCCTCTTCCTCGAAGGAGCGAAGGCGTGA